The following DNA comes from Microbacterium foliorum.
GCGTGCGCGTGCGTGACGGCGTGCGGACGGGCGTCCGGATCGACGACATCGCCCGCCCGATGGAACCCGACCTTGACGCCTTCGCCCGGTGTCGGCATGCCGTACACCGTGGCGGGATAGCGGTCGGTGTCGACGTAGTGGTTGAAGGACGGCCAGGTCGATCCGGCCTGGGGCATGAAGTGCGCGGGGAACTCCTCGGTGACCTCCAGACGAGGCAGGCGGATGCCCGGCAGCATCCGCTCGGTCCAGGCACCGACCGTGACGACGGCGACGTCCGCCCGCACCCGACCCTCGGCCAGCACGATGTCGACGCCCTCGTCGGTCTCCTCGATGCGCGCCACGGGGGTCTCCCAGCGCACCTCGCCTCCCGCCGCGACGATGCGGCGCTCGAGCTCGCCCAGTGCGGCGGACGCCCGGGCGACGCCCGCGTCGCGGGAGAACAGCACGTCATCGCCGAAGCGCATGCCCGACCAGCGCGATGATGCCTCGCCGGCCGTCAGGATCTCGGCGTGGATGCCGCGCTCGATCAGGCGCTGCTCGATCGCCATGAGGTCGACATCGCCGTACGTGAGCAGGCCGTGCAGGCGCAGCAGCGGCTCGCCGTCGGCCTGCCCGAGGGCATCCCACCCCTCGCGCGCGCGCACGAGCAGGTCGAGGTAGTGCTCTTCGTCGTAGGCGTTGTTGAAGTTGCGCGTCGCGCCGTGCGATGCGCCCTGGTGGTGTCCACGGGCGAAACGCTCGAAGACGACCGGCTTCAGCCCCCGCCGCGTGAGTTCCCACGCGGTCGCGAGGCCCATCACGCCTCCGCCGATGACGGCGACCTCCATCGCCTCCGACATATTGCCTCCCGAGCTCCTTCTCAGTCTCCCAGCCGTCGGCGTCATCGCGTGCGCCCGGTAGTCTGGGGTGGTGACCATGGAGATCGAGCTCGGCCGAGGCAAGCGTGCGCGTCGCGCGTACACGTTCGATGACATCGCGGTGGTGCCTTCGAGGCGCACCCGCAACCCGGAGGATGTGTCGACGGCCTGGACCATCGACGCCTTCGGCTTCGGCATCCCGGTGCTCGGCGCCCCGATGGACTCCGTCGTGAGCCCTCAGACGGCGATCATGCTCGGACAGCTCGGCGGACTCGGCGTCCTCGACCTCGAGGGCCTCTGGACCCGCTACGAGAACCCGGAGCCGCTTCTGGCCGAGATC
Coding sequences within:
- a CDS encoding FAD-dependent oxidoreductase — encoded protein: MSEAMEVAVIGGGVMGLATAWELTRRGLKPVVFERFARGHHQGASHGATRNFNNAYDEEHYLDLLVRAREGWDALGQADGEPLLRLHGLLTYGDVDLMAIEQRLIERGIHAEILTAGEASSRWSGMRFGDDVLFSRDAGVARASAALGELERRIVAAGGEVRWETPVARIEETDEGVDIVLAEGRVRADVAVVTVGAWTERMLPGIRLPRLEVTEEFPAHFMPQAGSTWPSFNHYVDTDRYPATVYGMPTPGEGVKVGFHRAGDVVDPDARPHAVTHAHALADYVREWLPGLDPASAVPISCTYTSTDDSAFVLDRRGRIVVGAGFSGHGFKFAPGVGATLADLALDPSALAAAPFRLP